From the genome of Desulfobacteraceae bacterium, one region includes:
- a CDS encoding PAS domain S-box protein has translation MPKALTGLGAFLGGAFVLCLLVGAMRSADSGFDGLAIYGVAALVGGLIGIGAGLGAVHRAADRRRITRLARIQVALGRITRLVAEVNHPEELLQPVCSYLRQYFGYRHAWAAILDKANQSALTTQEGLQASLEPLRGGFRNGGKLPDCVRRALSHPNPILIAAPRMDCRNCPLTDGCAQGSVMTSRLAYRDKTFGILSVGAPTEALTDPNERDLFQAVAQDIAFGLYQLDLKTLRRRTGAALKRSEARFRNLVENALTGIFILQDNKVVYRNPEQKRAFASLPKLFKLQEMRLVHPEDVEKVRHFQGQITSRQKSVLDIDFRFYPDKPPAKGGEIKWAFCRVSRIEYLEREAFLFYAMDITRAREMEHLLRIQDKMASLGRVAAGIAHEIRNPLSGINIYLNTLEKIHDRPDCQERVREIIERLQSASGKIETVIRRVIDFSRPTTPKLAATQINHPVEEALKLCASTLGKSGIQIERQLSPDLPVCQADPQLIEQVMLNLITNAAEAMKHQEGAKIVRVSSTLAGDFLRVVVDDCGPGVPAGDEERIFTPFFTTKKVSTGIGLSLSRRIISDHGGSLSVAASPLGGARFTIQLPLRGGKP, from the coding sequence ATGCCAAAAGCCCTGACCGGCCTTGGCGCTTTCTTGGGCGGGGCCTTTGTTCTCTGCCTCCTGGTGGGGGCCATGCGATCGGCTGACAGCGGGTTCGACGGTCTGGCCATCTACGGGGTGGCGGCGCTGGTGGGCGGTCTAATAGGGATCGGCGCCGGGCTGGGGGCTGTTCACAGGGCGGCCGACCGACGCCGGATCACGCGCCTGGCCCGCATTCAGGTGGCGCTGGGGCGGATCACGCGCCTGGTCGCGGAGGTGAACCACCCGGAGGAGCTGTTGCAGCCGGTGTGCAGCTATCTGCGACAATACTTCGGCTACCGCCACGCCTGGGCGGCCATTTTGGACAAAGCCAACCAGAGCGCCCTGACGACCCAAGAAGGCCTGCAGGCCTCGCTGGAGCCCCTGCGAGGGGGATTCCGTAACGGCGGCAAACTGCCCGATTGCGTCCGCCGCGCGTTGTCGCACCCCAATCCGATCCTGATCGCAGCCCCCCGCATGGATTGCCGCAACTGCCCGCTTACCGACGGGTGCGCCCAGGGGAGCGTCATGACCAGCCGCCTGGCCTATCGGGACAAGACCTTTGGGATCCTCTCGGTGGGCGCCCCCACGGAAGCCCTGACCGACCCGAACGAACGGGATCTTTTCCAGGCCGTGGCCCAGGACATCGCCTTCGGCCTCTACCAGCTGGATCTCAAAACCCTCCGGCGCCGCACAGGCGCGGCCCTCAAGCGCAGCGAGGCGCGGTTCCGCAATCTGGTGGAAAACGCCCTGACCGGTATCTTCATTCTCCAGGACAACAAGGTCGTCTACCGCAACCCGGAGCAGAAAAGGGCGTTCGCCTCGCTGCCCAAGCTCTTCAAACTGCAGGAAATGCGGCTGGTCCACCCGGAAGACGTGGAAAAGGTGCGCCACTTCCAGGGACAAATCACATCCCGCCAAAAGTCGGTCCTGGACATCGATTTCCGCTTCTACCCCGACAAGCCGCCCGCCAAGGGCGGTGAGATCAAGTGGGCCTTCTGCCGGGTCAGCCGGATCGAGTACCTGGAACGTGAGGCCTTCTTGTTTTACGCCATGGATATCACCCGCGCCCGCGAGATGGAGCACCTCCTGCGCATCCAGGACAAGATGGCCTCGCTGGGGCGCGTGGCCGCCGGCATCGCCCACGAGATCCGCAATCCGCTCTCCGGGATCAACATCTACCTCAACACCCTGGAAAAAATCCATGACCGCCCCGACTGCCAGGAGAGGGTGCGGGAGATCATCGAACGCCTCCAGTCGGCCTCGGGTAAAATCGAAACCGTCATCCGCCGCGTCATCGATTTTTCACGGCCCACCACCCCCAAGTTGGCCGCCACCCAAATCAACCACCCCGTCGAGGAAGCGCTCAAGCTCTGCGCCAGCACCCTGGGCAAGAGCGGCATCCAAATCGAACGCCAGCTCAGTCCGGATCTGCCCGTCTGCCAGGCCGACCCGCAGCTCATCGAGCAGGTCATGTTGAACCTGATCACCAACGCCGCAGAGGCCATGAAACACCAGGAGGGCGCCAAGATCGTCAGGGTATCCTCGACCTTGGCCGGCGACTTTCTGCGGGTGGTGGTCGATGATTGCGGGCCGGGAGTTCCCGCCGGTGACGAGGAGCGGATTTTCACCCCCTTTTTCACCACCAAAAAAGTCAGCACCGGCATCGGTCTGAGTCTGAGCCGCCGCATCATCTCGGATCACGGGGGCAGCCTGAGCGTCGCCGCCAGCCCGCTGGGCGGGGCCAGGTTTACCATCCAACTGCCGCTGAGGGGCGGCAAGCCATGA
- a CDS encoding sigma-54 dependent transcriptional regulator: MISYSLFIIDDEPAVRESIAMAFGETYAVAGFADAESALAAMPEQPPDLVLLDIGLPGMNGIEALRRIKAQHPDVLVIIVTAFEDLHTVVTAMKLGAQDYVTKPLHLDTLEVTVTNALEKIRLRKEVRTLQETYLRENLPVFITESNALQDVIAFVGRVAKSPDTPVLILGETGTGKELIAQAVHYRSPNFAHALITVNCAAIPRELIESELFGYEKGAFSGASPSGKKGLIEEAENGTLFLDEIGDLSLESQAKLLRFLENGQFYRLGGTRPVRVKTRLVSATNQDLEKMMAAGRFRKDLFYRLGVIQVRVPSLNDRRDGIMPLANYFLDAFSRKFKRSLTGLTAEAREAVLTHHWAGNVRELKNRIERAALTAQGPQITPADLGLAPENAMGMQGVAAGDTAPHIAPLPPEGLDLSAVLSAAEGHYIREALRMAEGNESRAAKLLRMNHHTFRYRRKKLGIT, from the coding sequence ATGATCTCTTACAGCCTGTTTATCATCGATGACGAGCCGGCCGTGCGGGAGAGTATCGCGATGGCCTTTGGAGAAACTTACGCGGTGGCGGGTTTTGCCGACGCCGAAAGCGCCCTGGCGGCCATGCCCGAGCAGCCGCCGGACCTCGTGCTGCTGGATATCGGCCTTCCCGGTATGAACGGCATCGAGGCCCTGCGCCGGATCAAGGCCCAGCACCCGGATGTGCTGGTGATCATCGTGACCGCCTTCGAGGACCTCCACACGGTGGTGACGGCCATGAAGCTCGGGGCTCAGGATTACGTCACCAAACCCCTGCACCTGGACACCCTGGAAGTCACGGTGACCAACGCGCTGGAAAAAATCCGGCTGCGCAAGGAGGTCCGCACCCTGCAGGAAACCTATCTGCGGGAGAACCTTCCGGTTTTCATCACTGAAAGCAACGCCCTGCAGGACGTCATCGCCTTTGTGGGACGGGTGGCCAAAAGCCCGGACACACCGGTCCTCATCCTGGGGGAAACCGGAACCGGCAAGGAACTGATCGCCCAGGCGGTCCATTACCGCAGCCCCAACTTCGCCCACGCCCTGATCACCGTGAACTGTGCCGCCATTCCGCGCGAGCTGATCGAAAGCGAGCTTTTCGGCTACGAAAAGGGCGCCTTCAGCGGCGCCAGTCCCAGCGGCAAAAAGGGGCTGATCGAGGAGGCCGAAAACGGCACCCTCTTCCTGGATGAAATCGGCGACCTGAGCCTGGAATCCCAGGCGAAGCTGCTGCGATTTCTGGAAAACGGACAGTTTTACCGTCTCGGCGGCACCCGCCCGGTCCGGGTCAAGACCCGGCTGGTTTCGGCCACCAACCAGGATCTGGAAAAAATGATGGCCGCCGGGCGTTTCCGCAAGGATCTCTTCTACCGTTTGGGGGTGATCCAAGTCAGGGTGCCTTCGCTGAACGACCGGCGCGACGGGATCATGCCGCTGGCCAACTACTTTCTGGATGCCTTCAGTCGAAAATTCAAGCGCTCCCTGACCGGCCTGACCGCCGAGGCCCGGGAAGCCGTTCTGACCCACCACTGGGCGGGGAATGTCCGCGAGTTGAAAAACCGGATCGAGCGCGCGGCCCTGACGGCCCAAGGCCCCCAGATCACGCCGGCCGATCTGGGCCTTGCACCGGAGAACGCCATGGGGATGCAGGGGGTTGCGGCGGGGGACACAGCGCCTCATATTGCCCCCCTGCCGCCGGAGGGCCTTGACCTGTCGGCGGTGCTGAGCGCCGCCGAAGGCCACTACATCCGGGAGGCCCTGCGGATGGCGGAGGGCAATGAAAGCCGGGCCGCCAAATTGCTCCGGATGAACCACCACACCTTCCGCTATCGCCGCAAAAAACTCGGCATCACCTGA
- a CDS encoding ferritin, whose amino-acid sequence MLSAKMRTELNEQVNREMYSAYLYMAMSVHSETLGLKGFANWFMAQYHEEMYHAMKIYEYILRQGGEVHLKAIEEPPRDFASPLDMFEKTLKHEQFVTRSINNLMDTAISEKDHATQIFLQWFVTEQVEEEENDNEIIAQLKRVEGHPHGMMMIDRDLAQRAVTVPLDFSKGVAAQAKAAGGD is encoded by the coding sequence ATGCTCAGCGCTAAGATGAGAACCGAGCTCAACGAGCAGGTAAACCGTGAAATGTATTCCGCCTATCTCTACATGGCGATGTCGGTGCACTCCGAAACACTCGGCCTGAAAGGCTTCGCCAACTGGTTCATGGCCCAGTACCATGAAGAGATGTACCACGCGATGAAGATCTACGAATACATCCTGCGCCAGGGCGGTGAAGTCCACCTGAAGGCCATCGAGGAGCCCCCCCGCGATTTTGCCTCCCCCCTGGACATGTTCGAGAAAACCCTCAAACACGAACAGTTCGTCACCCGGTCCATCAACAACCTGATGGACACCGCCATATCCGAGAAGGATCACGCCACCCAGATCTTTCTGCAGTGGTTTGTGACCGAGCAGGTGGAGGAGGAGGAAAACGACAACGAGATCATCGCCCAGCTCAAACGGGTGGAGGGCCATCCGCACGGGATGATGATGATCGACCGCGATTTGGCCCAGCGGGCGGTGACGGTGCCGCTGGACTTCAGCAAGGGCGTCGCGGCGCAGGCCAAAGCCGCGGGCGGGGACTGA
- a CDS encoding electron transfer flavoprotein subunit alpha/FixB family protein gives MAQQIFAYILHKDGVVDDSAQELIVAARKLDPEAAVTAVVGGAGEQLAQACQQAAAIYPEVWKIDNPALAYINAEVIRPMLARIIPAGAITLVPHEHFGMDLAPGLSIKLNAAYLPDVVGFEGVEGGRLRAVREEFSGQVSTHVNCDLSGGAVITVRPGAFQPQEGQAAGGQVVDKSGEAGAAEPRRRYLETVAAEVGDVDITKSEILVSVGRGIEDQDNLELIHELAEAVGGEVSCSRPIVDAKWLEKARQVGTSGQTVKPKVYLALGISGSFQHMGGIKGAPFMVAVNKNPKAPIFQAADVGVVADILEFVPELTEKIKESR, from the coding sequence ATGGCGCAACAGATATTTGCATATATCCTGCACAAGGACGGGGTGGTGGACGATTCGGCCCAGGAGTTGATCGTTGCCGCCCGCAAACTGGATCCCGAGGCCGCGGTGACGGCCGTGGTGGGTGGTGCCGGCGAGCAGCTGGCCCAGGCCTGCCAGCAGGCAGCGGCGATTTATCCCGAGGTCTGGAAGATCGACAACCCCGCGCTGGCCTACATCAACGCCGAGGTGATCCGGCCGATGCTGGCCCGGATCATCCCCGCCGGGGCGATCACCCTGGTGCCCCACGAGCATTTCGGGATGGACCTGGCCCCCGGGCTGTCCATCAAGCTGAATGCCGCCTACCTGCCGGATGTGGTGGGCTTTGAGGGGGTCGAAGGCGGCAGGCTCAGGGCGGTGCGCGAGGAGTTTTCCGGTCAGGTGAGCACCCACGTGAACTGTGATCTGAGCGGGGGGGCGGTGATCACGGTGCGCCCCGGCGCCTTTCAGCCCCAGGAAGGCCAGGCGGCCGGCGGGCAGGTGGTGGATAAAAGCGGCGAGGCCGGTGCTGCGGAGCCGCGGCGGCGCTACCTGGAGACGGTGGCTGCCGAGGTCGGCGATGTGGACATCACCAAGTCCGAGATCCTGGTCTCCGTGGGGCGGGGGATCGAGGACCAGGACAACCTCGAACTCATCCACGAACTGGCCGAGGCGGTCGGCGGCGAAGTTTCCTGCTCACGGCCCATCGTGGACGCCAAGTGGCTCGAAAAAGCCCGCCAGGTGGGCACCTCGGGTCAGACGGTGAAACCCAAGGTCTACCTGGCGCTGGGTATCAGCGGGTCGTTTCAGCACATGGGCGGCATCAAGGGGGCGCCCTTTATGGTGGCCGTCAACAAGAATCCCAAGGCACCGATCTTCCAGGCGGCTGACGTCGGGGTGGTGGCCGATATCCTCGAATTCGTTCCCGAGCTGACCGAAAAGATCAAAGAAAGCAGGTAA
- a CDS encoding electron transfer flavoprotein subunit beta/FixA family protein has translation MEILVCVKRVPDTAENEIAVNKAGTDIDRDDLVYSVNEWDNYAVEEAIQIRDKVGGTVTVVSVGDDEAEEVVRREMAMGADNGLLLCDDAFTGSDGKGLATILKAAVEKGNFDLILTGAQADDGAGQVGGMLAAMLDWPYASLVNLVEIIDDKKIKVGREIAGGNQEMNEMDLPCVLSIQTGINEPRYVGIRGIRKVASVEIPVKGAADLGLAADAAGKAGAKVDRLDYFVPELGEGAEMLEGSTEEIIEKLVEILKAKGGIK, from the coding sequence ATGGAAATTCTGGTTTGTGTGAAACGGGTGCCCGACACCGCCGAAAACGAGATCGCGGTGAACAAGGCCGGAACGGACATCGACCGTGACGACCTGGTCTATTCCGTCAACGAGTGGGACAACTACGCCGTGGAAGAGGCCATTCAGATCCGCGACAAGGTGGGCGGCACGGTGACGGTGGTGTCGGTGGGAGATGATGAGGCCGAAGAGGTGGTGCGCCGCGAGATGGCCATGGGGGCCGATAACGGTCTGCTGCTCTGCGATGACGCTTTCACAGGCTCCGACGGCAAGGGGCTGGCCACGATTTTGAAAGCGGCTGTCGAAAAGGGCAACTTCGATTTGATCCTCACCGGCGCCCAGGCCGACGACGGCGCCGGGCAGGTGGGCGGCATGCTGGCGGCCATGCTGGACTGGCCGTATGCCTCGCTGGTCAACCTGGTGGAGATTATCGATGACAAGAAGATCAAGGTGGGGCGCGAGATTGCCGGCGGCAACCAGGAGATGAACGAGATGGACCTGCCCTGCGTGCTCTCGATTCAGACGGGGATCAACGAGCCGCGCTACGTGGGTATCCGGGGCATTCGCAAGGTGGCCTCGGTGGAGATCCCGGTGAAGGGCGCCGCCGATCTGGGGCTTGCCGCTGACGCGGCGGGCAAGGCCGGCGCCAAGGTCGACCGGCTGGACTACTTCGTGCCGGAACTGGGCGAAGGGGCCGAAATGCTGGAGGGCAGCACCGAGGAAATCATCGAGAAGCTGGTTGAAATACTCAAGGCCAAAGGAGGGATAAAATAA
- a CDS encoding (Fe-S)-binding protein → METVLIPPAQATFLGIPTVVFSLLIPVVGVAVFTYIMAKRLAPLVKSQADPRFDRIPERIANLLKIGFGQYRQPRYMMGGVLHILVFAGFIILSIRSISLVVIGLDPDFVVPGFGGRMGDVYNVLKDYAATAVFLAVVIAAVRRGIFRPERYAVPVRYGKDHTAEAVLVLGLIATLMVSESLFEATAVAARVQQDLHAEFLAPGTLVWFLKNMLHDTPPHRLQGLHLAAYYIHDLTFFFFLCFLPLGKHFHVITSLPNTFFMRLEKGNVKPVRHGVSAAKLDELPSFGVKTYKDFTWKHILDFYSCADCGRCSDQCPANAVRRPLSPRFISIKGRDFAFKHYPLRGAFLKADEPLIGSIYSEDEIWSCTTCGACEEECPLGIEYIDKIVDLRRGMVDEGMVPQSLQKPLRALEKRGNPWGKMEKKRADWTKDLPAGLDVPVLDGSRNGVGVLYFVDSFTSYDDRMQAIGRATAKILSAAGIDFGILGKDEKDSGHEIRRFGEEMLFQDMRDQNTAAIQAAGVKRIVTSDPHAYNALKHDYRDLPPVEHISQIIVRAVAGGKLQLRPLADPGKLYTYHDPCYLGRHNGLYDDPRRVLDAIPGLRRVEMLKSRDRSFCCGGGGLNLFYEPEEEQRMGVMRVEMAKKAGAAVIVTACPFCLANIEDAIKVAGLEGQLEAIDLCELVERQMLGDQPAAVQNAAAAAA, encoded by the coding sequence ATGGAGACAGTCCTGATTCCCCCGGCCCAGGCCACATTTCTGGGCATCCCCACGGTGGTTTTTTCCCTGCTGATCCCTGTCGTCGGGGTCGCCGTTTTCACCTATATCATGGCCAAAAGGCTCGCCCCCCTGGTCAAATCCCAGGCGGATCCGCGTTTTGACCGGATCCCCGAGCGGATCGCCAATCTCCTCAAAATCGGCTTCGGCCAATACCGTCAGCCCCGCTACATGATGGGCGGCGTTTTGCACATCCTGGTCTTCGCCGGCTTTATCATCCTATCGATCCGCTCGATTTCGCTGGTGGTCATCGGTCTTGACCCGGATTTCGTGGTACCCGGTTTCGGCGGCCGGATGGGCGATGTCTACAATGTCCTCAAGGACTATGCGGCCACCGCGGTGTTTCTCGCCGTGGTGATCGCCGCCGTGCGGCGGGGGATTTTCCGGCCCGAGCGCTACGCCGTTCCGGTCCGCTACGGCAAGGATCACACCGCCGAGGCGGTTCTGGTCCTGGGGCTGATCGCCACCCTGATGGTCTCCGAAAGCCTCTTTGAGGCCACCGCCGTGGCCGCCCGGGTGCAGCAGGACCTCCACGCCGAATTCCTCGCCCCGGGGACACTGGTCTGGTTCCTTAAAAACATGCTGCACGACACCCCCCCCCACCGGCTGCAGGGGCTGCATCTGGCGGCTTACTACATCCATGACCTGACGTTTTTCTTTTTCCTCTGTTTTTTGCCGCTGGGCAAGCATTTTCACGTGATCACCTCGCTGCCCAACACCTTTTTCATGCGCTTGGAGAAGGGCAACGTCAAACCCGTGCGCCACGGGGTGAGCGCCGCAAAGCTCGACGAGCTGCCCTCCTTCGGGGTCAAAACCTACAAAGATTTCACCTGGAAGCATATTCTCGACTTCTACTCCTGCGCGGACTGCGGCCGGTGCTCCGACCAGTGCCCGGCCAATGCCGTCAGGCGCCCCCTCTCGCCGCGTTTCATCTCCATCAAGGGGCGCGACTTCGCCTTCAAACACTACCCCCTGCGGGGCGCGTTTCTCAAGGCCGATGAACCCTTGATCGGCAGCATCTACAGCGAAGATGAGATCTGGTCGTGCACCACCTGCGGCGCCTGCGAGGAGGAGTGTCCCCTGGGGATCGAGTACATCGACAAGATCGTCGATCTGCGCCGTGGGATGGTTGACGAGGGGATGGTGCCCCAATCGCTTCAAAAGCCCCTGCGGGCCCTGGAAAAACGCGGCAACCCCTGGGGTAAGATGGAAAAGAAGCGGGCCGATTGGACCAAGGACCTGCCGGCCGGGCTCGATGTGCCGGTTCTGGACGGCAGCCGCAACGGGGTCGGGGTCCTCTATTTCGTCGACAGCTTCACCTCCTACGATGACCGCATGCAGGCCATCGGGCGGGCCACCGCCAAGATTTTGAGTGCGGCCGGGATCGACTTCGGCATCCTGGGCAAGGACGAAAAGGACAGCGGCCATGAGATCCGCCGTTTCGGCGAGGAAATGCTCTTCCAGGACATGCGCGACCAGAACACCGCGGCCATTCAGGCCGCCGGAGTGAAACGCATCGTGACCTCCGACCCCCACGCATACAACGCCCTCAAACACGACTACCGCGACCTGCCGCCGGTGGAACACATCAGCCAGATCATCGTCCGCGCGGTCGCTGGCGGCAAGCTGCAGCTCCGGCCCCTGGCGGACCCCGGAAAACTCTACACCTACCATGACCCCTGCTATCTTGGGCGCCACAATGGCCTCTACGACGACCCGCGGCGGGTGCTGGACGCCATTCCGGGGCTGCGACGGGTGGAGATGCTCAAGAGCCGCGACCGGTCTTTCTGCTGCGGCGGCGGCGGGTTGAACCTCTTCTACGAACCCGAGGAGGAGCAGCGCATGGGCGTGATGCGGGTGGAGATGGCCAAGAAAGCCGGGGCCGCGGTGATCGTCACCGCCTGCCCCTTCTGCCTGGCCAATATCGAGGATGCCATCAAGGTGGCCGGGCTTGAAGGCCAGCTGGAAGCCATCGACCTCTGTGAACTGGTCGAGCGTCAGATGTTAGGCGACCAGCCGGCGGCGGTGCAAAACGCCGCGGCGGCTGCCGCCTGA
- a CDS encoding long-chain fatty acid--CoA ligase has translation MTQHSRSLQAPWLSHYEQGVPATIDYEETCLPGFLEQTAAHYPERTALVFQGYRITFRQLNAMVDRFAASLHALGIGRGDSVAILLPNTIPCVAAYFGILKLGAVVVMNNPLYSDRELEHQFNDSGARALVTLDLLANRMVALRAKTGIREIIYTTLGDYLPFPKNLLFPLVAKKKKLAADVAPAENLHRWKSLLAAATPPPPQVALAFEDIAMYQYTGGTTGVSKGVMLTHGNLSKQVQQLKAWFPGFDAGGETMLGALPFFHVFGLSTAMNLAIYMGWGNILVPKPQPQQLLEAIRKYRPTFAPLVPTMYIGILNHPDVAKTDLTSIKGCFSGSAPLPVEVISDFEKKTGAIIVEGYGLTETTPVTHVNPFRGTRKIGSIGVPIPDTACRIVDINDGATDLPAGETGELLIKGPQVMKGYWNRPEETAEVLSDGWLHTGDIAKMDPDGYFYIVDRKKDMIISSGFNVYPRDIEEVFFEHPKVLEATAIGVPHPTRGEQVKVFVVLKAGETARTEELLAFCQNKLARYKWPTSIEVRGELPKTNVGKILKKELRAEVLKTASK, from the coding sequence GTGACGCAACACAGCCGCTCCCTGCAAGCCCCGTGGTTGTCCCACTACGAACAAGGGGTCCCCGCGACCATCGACTACGAAGAGACCTGCCTGCCCGGGTTTTTGGAGCAGACCGCGGCACACTATCCGGAGCGCACGGCGCTTGTCTTCCAGGGCTACCGGATCACCTTCCGGCAGCTCAACGCGATGGTCGATCGGTTTGCCGCCAGCCTGCATGCCTTGGGCATCGGGCGCGGCGACAGTGTGGCCATCCTGCTGCCCAACACCATCCCATGCGTGGCCGCCTACTTCGGCATCCTCAAGCTGGGGGCCGTTGTCGTGATGAACAACCCCCTCTACTCGGACCGCGAGCTCGAGCACCAGTTCAACGATTCCGGCGCCAGGGCGCTGGTCACCTTGGATCTGCTGGCCAACCGGATGGTGGCCCTGCGCGCCAAGACCGGCATCCGCGAAATCATCTACACCACCCTCGGGGATTACCTGCCGTTTCCCAAAAACCTTCTCTTTCCCCTGGTGGCCAAGAAGAAAAAGCTCGCCGCCGATGTGGCTCCGGCCGAAAACCTCCACCGCTGGAAATCCCTGCTGGCCGCTGCGACCCCGCCGCCGCCGCAAGTGGCGCTGGCCTTCGAGGACATCGCCATGTACCAGTACACCGGCGGCACCACCGGGGTTTCAAAAGGCGTCATGCTGACCCACGGCAACCTGAGCAAGCAGGTCCAGCAGCTCAAGGCCTGGTTCCCCGGCTTCGACGCCGGGGGTGAAACCATGCTGGGGGCCCTGCCCTTTTTTCACGTTTTCGGGCTCTCCACCGCCATGAACCTGGCCATTTACATGGGCTGGGGCAATATTTTGGTGCCCAAACCCCAGCCCCAGCAGCTGCTGGAAGCGATCCGCAAGTATCGCCCGACATTCGCGCCGCTGGTGCCCACCATGTACATCGGCATCCTCAACCACCCCGACGTCGCCAAGACCGACCTGACCTCCATCAAGGGCTGCTTCTCCGGCAGTGCGCCCCTGCCGGTGGAGGTTATCAGCGATTTCGAGAAAAAGACCGGCGCCATCATCGTCGAAGGCTACGGCCTGACCGAAACCACCCCGGTCACCCACGTCAACCCCTTTCGCGGCACCCGCAAGATCGGCAGCATCGGCGTCCCCATCCCGGATACCGCCTGTCGCATCGTCGACATCAACGATGGCGCCACCGATCTGCCGGCCGGGGAAACCGGCGAGCTGCTGATCAAGGGCCCGCAGGTGATGAAAGGCTACTGGAACCGCCCCGAGGAAACCGCGGAAGTCCTCAGCGACGGCTGGCTGCACACCGGCGACATCGCCAAGATGGACCCAGACGGCTACTTCTACATCGTCGACCGGAAAAAGGACATGATCATCTCCAGCGGTTTCAACGTCTACCCGCGGGATATCGAGGAGGTTTTCTTCGAGCATCCCAAGGTCCTGGAAGCCACCGCGATCGGTGTTCCGCACCCCACCCGCGGGGAGCAGGTCAAGGTTTTCGTGGTCCTCAAAGCCGGGGAGACCGCCAGAACCGAGGAGCTCCTGGCCTTCTGCCAAAACAAGCTGGCGCGCTACAAATGGCCGACATCGATCGAAGTCCGCGGCGAACTGCCCAAGACCAACGTGGGAAAAATTTTGAAGAAGGAACTGCGGGCCGAAGTGCTAAAAACCGCTTCAAAGTGA